In a genomic window of Primulina huaijiensis isolate GDHJ02 unplaced genomic scaffold, ASM1229523v2 scaffold37281, whole genome shotgun sequence:
- the LOC140968547 gene encoding uncharacterized protein At5g39865-like, giving the protein MGCVSSALLNQDEEFSQIGGSAAFSHHIVSLTSTTYGLLSLDPPQPAHRHSPTATVPPTPNPPPPPSRTTLGSLFPSPLSEPRSLRYQPLETINSWDLMSGLDSDRIPSFRFSPSPFVPSKISDSPLPQQSLFWKLKEENINPNIGNPVRESSSSKDSNCVGDLFNRFEIICPPNGEDKAVMYSTTLRGVRTTFENCNAVRSAFEGLGILICERDISMDRGFRDELRDLMKGKESSELIPPRIFVKGRYIGGFEKVMKMLEEGSLGELLKGLPKVRAGHVCEGCGGVRFLPCFTCNGSCKIVTMVNERMEMEGDQAKGSVVVRCSDCNENGLVLCPICT; this is encoded by the coding sequence ATGGGCTGTGTTTCATCCGCACTGCTCAACCAGGACGAAGAATTCTCCCAAATCGGCGGCTCAGCCGCTTTTAGCCACCACATTGTCTCCCTCACTTCCACCACTTACGGTTTGCTAAGTCTCGACCCACCGCAGCCAGCCCATCGGCATTCTCCCACCGCCACAGTCCCTCCCACCCCAAACCCTCCGCCACCGCCGTCGCGCACAACACTCGGCTCCCTCTTCCCAAGTCCACTTTCAGAACCCCGTTCACTTAGATATCAGCCTCTTGAAACTATCAACTCATGGGATCTCATGTCGGGCCTGGACTCAGACCGCATTCCCAGCTTCCGTTTCTCCCCTTCACCCTTTGTTCCTTCCAAAATCTCTGATTCTCCTCTCCCTCAGCAATCCCTTTTCTGGAAACTTAAAGAGGAAAACATCAACCCTAATATTGGTAATCCTGTGCGAGAGTCATCTAGTTCAAAGGATTCAAATTGCGTAGGAGATTTGTTTAATCGGTTTGAAATTATTTGCCCGCCAAATGGGGAGGATAAAGCTGTTATGTATTCCACAACATTGAGAGGGGTGAGGACCACTTTCGAAAATTGCAATGCCGTGAGATCAGCGTTTGAAGGGCTAGGAATTTTGATTTGCGAAAGGGATATTTCCATGGATAGAGGTTTTAGGGATGAATTAAGGGACTTGATGAAGGGGAAAGAAAGCAGTGAACTGATACCACCCAGAATTTTTGTGAAAGGGAGATACATAGGTGGATTTGAGAAGGTGATGAAGATGCTCGAGGAGGGCTCTTTAGGGGAATTGCTCAAGGGATTGCCTAAAGTGAGAGCGGGGCATGTATGTGAGGGGTGTGGGGGTGTGAGGTTCTTGCCCTGTTTTACATGTAACGGGAGTTGTAAAATTGTGACGATGGTGAATGAAAGAATGGAGATGGAAGGGGATCAAGCGAAGGGGTCTGTGGTGGTGAGATGCAGTGATTGTAATGAGAACGGATTGGTGCTTTGCCCAATTTGTACTTGA
- the LOC140968462 gene encoding protein IQ-DOMAIN 17-like isoform X1 codes for MGKTGGNSWLTAVKRAFRSPTKDTEKKSCRRKIEQKNIQEQEEEKKSEKRRWLFKKHSSNVNEGNVVTTDEIVLASEHRHAIAVAAATAAAAEAAVATARAAVEIIRLTQPTNSPSFKQHSSAKVIQTAFRGYLARRALAALKGIVKLQALIRGQNVRKQANMTMKCMQALLRVQARVRDQRSRLSHDGGRRSMPGDTNRFMYLKDIRNRRSMSRDGSWATDERRDCPSTLEELDEFVKARNEAESTRENTLAFAFSKQVSNKIYNEGENGIENRASYLDKWTTATKQWEISSRASTDHRRDSFKTVEIDSQKTTSTYSLTNGRKSNCQSPLHRQSIPHAAVSSHHRSSSFHNITQSPITPSIVSKPRPPQVRSSSPRCLKEESSCYSTANTPSLRSMPCSNNTMMPNYMASTESAKARIRSHSAPRQRPSTPDRDRGGGSAKKRLTYPIPEPYYANFGFGTLNQNLRSPSFQSVKAGYVGMEQQSNHSCYTDSIGEELSPCSTTDLRRWLR; via the exons ATGGGAAAGACGGGAGGTAATTCATGGTTGACAGCAGTGAAAAGGGCTTTCAGGTCCCCAACGAAAGACACTGAGAAGAAAAGCTGCAGAAGGAAAATAGAGCAAAAAAATATccaagaacaagaagaagaaaag AAGTCGGAGAAGAGGAGGTGGCTGTTCAAGAAGCATTCTAGTAATGTAAATGAAGGAAATGTAGTTACAACTGATGAAATTGTGTTGGCTTCCGAGCATAGACATGCCATAGCCGTGGCGGCAGCCACGGCTGCCGCGGCTGAAGCTGCGGTGGCAACTGCTAGAGCGGCGGTGGAGATAATCAGGTTGACTCAGCCAACTAATTCCCCTTCGTTTAAACAGCATTCTTCGGCCAAAGTCATTCAAACAGCATTTAGGGGATACCTA GCAAGGAGAGCTCTAGCAGCGCTTAAAGGAATAGTGAAACTTCAAGCTTTGATAAGAGGGCAGAATGTAAGAAAACAAGCTAATATGACTATGAAATGCATGCAAGCTCTCCTTCGAGTTCAGGCCCGGGTGCGTGATCAACGTTCCCGGCTTTCACATGATGGCGGAAGAAGATCAATGCCTGGGGACACAAACCGTTTTATGTACCTTAAAGACATAAGAAACAGGAGGTCCATG TCTAGAGATGGAAGCTGGGCCACTGATGAACGGAGAGACTGCCCAAGTACACTTGAGGAGCTCGATGAATTTGTAAAAGCCAGAAATGAAGCTGAATCCACGCGTGAAAATACCCTGGCTTTTGCTTTCTCCAAACAGGTCTCT AATAAGATATACAACGAAGGCGAGAACGGGATCGAAAACAGAGCAAGTTACCTTGATAAGTGGACAACAGCAACAAAGCAATGGGAGATCAGCAGCAGGGCTTCAACAGATCATAGAAGAGACTCTTTCAAAACCGTTGAGATTGATTCGCAAAAAACGACGTCCACATATTCTTTGACGAATGGTCGAAAATCGAACTGCCAAAGCCCACTTCACAGACAATCTATCCCACATGCCGCGGTCTCATCTCACCATAGATCATCATCATTTCACAATATTACTCAATCTCCTATAACCCCATCCATTGTATCAAAACCACGACCCCCGCAAGTTCGTTCTTCGAGCCCTAGATGCCTAAAAGAGGAAAGTAGCTGCTACTCGACTGCAAATACACCGAGCCTACGGTCCATGCCATGCTCAAACAACACCATGATGCCCAATTACATGGCTAGCACCGAGTCGGCTAAAGCCCGGATTAGATCACATAGTGCACCAAGACAAAGGCCTTCCACTCCCGATAGAGATCGTGGTGGAGGGTCGGCTAAAAAACGTCTCACATACCCTATACCAGAGCCGTATTATGCGAATTTTGGTTTCGGTACCTTGAACCAGAACTTGAGAAGTCCAAGCTTCCAGAGTGTAAAAGCAGGCTATGTAGGGATGGAGCAACAGTCGAATCATTCATGTTACACTGATAGTATTGGTGAAGAGCTTTCGCCATGCTCGACTACGGATCTACGAAGATGGTTAAGATGA
- the LOC140968462 gene encoding protein IQ-DOMAIN 17-like isoform X2 encodes MGKTGGNSWLTAVKRAFRSPTKDTEKKSCRRKIEQKNIQEQEEEKKSEKRRWLFKKHSSNVNEGNVVTTDEIVLASEHRHAIAVAAATAAAAEAAVATARAAVEIIRLTQPTNSPSFKQHSSAKVIQTAFRGYLARRALAALKGIVKLQALIRGQNVRKQANMTMKCMQALLRVQARVRDQRSRLSHDGGRRSMPGDTNRFMYLKDIRNRRSMSRDGSWATDERRDCPSTLEELDEFVKARNEAESTRENTLAFAFSKQNKIYNEGENGIENRASYLDKWTTATKQWEISSRASTDHRRDSFKTVEIDSQKTTSTYSLTNGRKSNCQSPLHRQSIPHAAVSSHHRSSSFHNITQSPITPSIVSKPRPPQVRSSSPRCLKEESSCYSTANTPSLRSMPCSNNTMMPNYMASTESAKARIRSHSAPRQRPSTPDRDRGGGSAKKRLTYPIPEPYYANFGFGTLNQNLRSPSFQSVKAGYVGMEQQSNHSCYTDSIGEELSPCSTTDLRRWLR; translated from the exons ATGGGAAAGACGGGAGGTAATTCATGGTTGACAGCAGTGAAAAGGGCTTTCAGGTCCCCAACGAAAGACACTGAGAAGAAAAGCTGCAGAAGGAAAATAGAGCAAAAAAATATccaagaacaagaagaagaaaag AAGTCGGAGAAGAGGAGGTGGCTGTTCAAGAAGCATTCTAGTAATGTAAATGAAGGAAATGTAGTTACAACTGATGAAATTGTGTTGGCTTCCGAGCATAGACATGCCATAGCCGTGGCGGCAGCCACGGCTGCCGCGGCTGAAGCTGCGGTGGCAACTGCTAGAGCGGCGGTGGAGATAATCAGGTTGACTCAGCCAACTAATTCCCCTTCGTTTAAACAGCATTCTTCGGCCAAAGTCATTCAAACAGCATTTAGGGGATACCTA GCAAGGAGAGCTCTAGCAGCGCTTAAAGGAATAGTGAAACTTCAAGCTTTGATAAGAGGGCAGAATGTAAGAAAACAAGCTAATATGACTATGAAATGCATGCAAGCTCTCCTTCGAGTTCAGGCCCGGGTGCGTGATCAACGTTCCCGGCTTTCACATGATGGCGGAAGAAGATCAATGCCTGGGGACACAAACCGTTTTATGTACCTTAAAGACATAAGAAACAGGAGGTCCATG TCTAGAGATGGAAGCTGGGCCACTGATGAACGGAGAGACTGCCCAAGTACACTTGAGGAGCTCGATGAATTTGTAAAAGCCAGAAATGAAGCTGAATCCACGCGTGAAAATACCCTGGCTTTTGCTTTCTCCAAACAG AATAAGATATACAACGAAGGCGAGAACGGGATCGAAAACAGAGCAAGTTACCTTGATAAGTGGACAACAGCAACAAAGCAATGGGAGATCAGCAGCAGGGCTTCAACAGATCATAGAAGAGACTCTTTCAAAACCGTTGAGATTGATTCGCAAAAAACGACGTCCACATATTCTTTGACGAATGGTCGAAAATCGAACTGCCAAAGCCCACTTCACAGACAATCTATCCCACATGCCGCGGTCTCATCTCACCATAGATCATCATCATTTCACAATATTACTCAATCTCCTATAACCCCATCCATTGTATCAAAACCACGACCCCCGCAAGTTCGTTCTTCGAGCCCTAGATGCCTAAAAGAGGAAAGTAGCTGCTACTCGACTGCAAATACACCGAGCCTACGGTCCATGCCATGCTCAAACAACACCATGATGCCCAATTACATGGCTAGCACCGAGTCGGCTAAAGCCCGGATTAGATCACATAGTGCACCAAGACAAAGGCCTTCCACTCCCGATAGAGATCGTGGTGGAGGGTCGGCTAAAAAACGTCTCACATACCCTATACCAGAGCCGTATTATGCGAATTTTGGTTTCGGTACCTTGAACCAGAACTTGAGAAGTCCAAGCTTCCAGAGTGTAAAAGCAGGCTATGTAGGGATGGAGCAACAGTCGAATCATTCATGTTACACTGATAGTATTGGTGAAGAGCTTTCGCCATGCTCGACTACGGATCTACGAAGATGGTTAAGATGA